A genomic segment from Propioniciclava sp. MC1595 encodes:
- a CDS encoding GNAT family N-acetyltransferase, producing the protein MPSSSIDVWVVLRRSSVAAEDAAALGAALRDEAPAEAELLLWDTSSGDPLDAVAQAAGRAHRATKVFVERDLTDVPPPDAEAAGWTSQSFADLGLDAFARAMLAAGEGDAFSTTTPETASDDVTELVAYAGDAFDPARWLLVSDAAGPVGVVLPQPYPDEPGTGSLFYIGVMPDRRGAGHGARLHLLGLHELAARGCTRYVGSTDERPGRSRSTRPPEGGPGRARRPGPRRGSGCRRG; encoded by the coding sequence TTGCCCTCGTCGTCGATCGACGTCTGGGTGGTGCTGCGCCGCTCGTCGGTCGCCGCCGAGGACGCCGCCGCCCTCGGCGCCGCCCTGCGCGACGAGGCCCCCGCCGAGGCCGAACTCCTCCTCTGGGACACCTCCTCCGGCGACCCCCTCGACGCCGTCGCACAGGCGGCCGGGCGCGCCCACCGGGCGACGAAGGTGTTTGTCGAACGCGACCTCACCGACGTGCCCCCACCCGACGCCGAGGCGGCCGGCTGGACGAGCCAGTCGTTCGCCGACCTCGGCCTCGACGCGTTCGCCCGGGCCATGCTGGCCGCCGGCGAGGGCGACGCGTTCAGCACCACCACCCCCGAGACCGCGTCCGACGACGTGACCGAGCTGGTCGCGTACGCCGGCGACGCCTTCGACCCCGCGCGCTGGCTCCTCGTCTCGGACGCCGCGGGCCCGGTCGGGGTCGTCCTGCCGCAGCCCTACCCCGACGAGCCGGGCACCGGGAGCCTGTTCTACATCGGCGTCATGCCCGACCGGCGCGGGGCCGGGCACGGCGCGCGGCTGCACCTGCTGGGCCTGCACGAGCTCGCCGCGCGTGGGTGCACGCGCTACGTAGGGTCGACCGACGAGCGACCGGGACGCAGTCGTTCTACGCGCCCGCCTGAGGGAGGGCCAGGCCGAGCTCGTCGGCCAGGGCCTCGACGCGGTTCTGGATGTCGTCGCGGATGA
- a CDS encoding GNAT family N-acetyltransferase, whose amino-acid sequence MEILADLGDVSLARATRDHVGTIERLLADDPTSPRHVATNTLISDDLLGVGPADADLEAVFEQIDADPNQELIVVLDEGDRVIGTLQLTFVRTLARGGVARAVVSGARIRAGHDSLGIAKRMFAWAIDHARSRGARVLIVMSEKNRAHIHGFYTTMGFRPSHDGLTLPL is encoded by the coding sequence ATGGAGATCCTTGCCGATCTGGGGGACGTGAGCCTCGCCCGGGCGACACGCGACCACGTCGGGACCATCGAGCGCCTGCTCGCCGACGACCCCACCTCCCCGCGGCACGTCGCCACGAACACCCTGATCAGCGACGACCTGCTGGGGGTCGGGCCGGCCGACGCCGACCTCGAGGCCGTGTTCGAGCAGATCGACGCGGACCCCAACCAGGAGCTCATCGTCGTCCTCGACGAGGGCGACCGCGTGATCGGCACCCTGCAGCTCACCTTCGTACGCACGCTGGCCCGCGGCGGCGTGGCCCGCGCCGTGGTCTCCGGGGCCCGCATCCGGGCCGGGCACGACTCCCTCGGCATCGCCAAGCGCATGTTCGCGTGGGCGATCGACCACGCCCGCTCCCGGGGTGCGCGGGTGCTGATCGTGATGTCGGAGAAGAACCGCGCGCACATCCACGGCTTCTACACGACCATGGGCTTCCGCCCCAGCCACGACGGCCTCACCCTGCCCCTCTGA
- a CDS encoding DUF6458 family protein, whose product MRYVNIGGPVALGVIGAILYFAMSEMLEGVDTKMVGLILMAAAAIWLVFGLIANRPRSSVTTERTDVHGTGARGNQSVEREVRHDEV is encoded by the coding sequence ATGCGCTACGTGAACATCGGCGGCCCCGTCGCCCTCGGCGTGATCGGCGCCATCCTCTACTTCGCCATGTCCGAGATGCTCGAGGGCGTCGACACCAAGATGGTCGGCCTGATCCTCATGGCGGCCGCGGCCATCTGGCTCGTCTTCGGCCTCATCGCGAACCGCCCCCGCTCCTCGGTCACGACCGAGCGCACCGACGTGCACGGCACCGGTGCCCGCGGCAACCAGTCCGTCGAGCGTGAGGTCCGCCACGACGAGGTCTGA
- a CDS encoding sulfite exporter TauE/SafE family protein encodes MAVTTLVREWRHVDVRDLVIAILGRLPGIAVGTWLLVIATQRVLGILVGAIVTVAALLQWRSIRLENTTTNVVVAGFLSGTSATVSGVGGPPLAMVLSGLPGPRVRATLASFFCIGAALSLASLALAGRVTATQLAHAAALLPAMLLGALLARPLARYVDSGRTRHAILLLAGASGLVLLVTSLAGL; translated from the coding sequence ATGGCGGTCACCACGCTGGTGCGCGAGTGGCGCCACGTCGACGTCCGCGACCTCGTCATCGCGATCCTGGGCCGCCTCCCCGGGATCGCCGTCGGCACCTGGCTGCTGGTCATCGCCACCCAGCGCGTCCTCGGCATCCTCGTGGGCGCCATCGTCACGGTCGCCGCCCTCCTGCAGTGGCGCTCGATCCGCCTCGAGAACACGACCACGAACGTGGTGGTCGCCGGCTTCCTGTCCGGCACGTCGGCCACGGTCTCGGGGGTGGGCGGGCCGCCGCTGGCGATGGTCCTGTCCGGGCTCCCCGGCCCGCGCGTGCGGGCCACGCTGGCGTCCTTCTTCTGCATCGGGGCCGCGCTCTCGCTGGCCAGCCTCGCCCTCGCCGGACGCGTGACGGCCACCCAGCTCGCGCACGCCGCCGCCCTCCTCCCGGCGATGCTGCTGGGCGCGCTCCTGGCCCGCCCGCTGGCCCGGTACGTCGACTCGGGGCGCACCCGCCACGCGATCCTGCTGCTCGCCGGGGCGTCCGGCCTGGTGCTGCTGGTGACCAGCCTCGCGGGCCTCTGA
- a CDS encoding PLP-dependent aminotransferase family protein, which translates to MTFQFPISSRFGAEPADPVGDLFSVLSRGDIISFAGGIPDGALFAYDDVRASFEHVLAHNARRALQYGSTPGEPELREAAAEIVSRHLPTTADEIQVTSGSQEGIYLAAQALLSPGDVVLVEEPTYLAAVQAFMLNGARMIGVEADAEGMLPDALEAAIAEHDPKFVYLIPNFANPSGKTMGRRRRESIADILLRTRVALVEDDPYGQLRFSGEPLPPIAALPGMASQTILLNSMSKVMAPGVRIGWMRIEGRLKQILGIAKSAVTLQSPALNQLAVAHYLTHYDLDAHIAKVVVPYRERRDAMHAGLLRMLPPTASVTRPDGGMFCWVRLGDDTDTAALLPRAVEEGVAFVPGWSFYAADPDRSTMRLSYVTNSPDTIAEGLRRLAAALELEA; encoded by the coding sequence GTGACCTTCCAGTTCCCGATCAGCTCGCGGTTCGGCGCAGAGCCCGCCGACCCGGTGGGTGACCTGTTCAGCGTGCTCAGCCGGGGGGACATCATCAGCTTCGCCGGCGGGATCCCCGACGGCGCCCTGTTCGCCTACGACGACGTGCGGGCCAGCTTCGAGCACGTGCTGGCGCACAACGCGCGCCGCGCCCTGCAGTACGGATCCACCCCGGGTGAGCCCGAGCTGCGCGAGGCTGCCGCCGAGATCGTGTCCCGGCACCTGCCGACGACGGCCGACGAGATCCAGGTCACCTCCGGCTCCCAGGAGGGCATCTACCTCGCCGCCCAGGCGCTGCTCTCCCCCGGCGACGTCGTCCTGGTCGAGGAGCCCACCTACCTCGCCGCCGTCCAGGCGTTCATGCTCAACGGCGCCCGCATGATCGGCGTCGAGGCCGACGCCGAGGGCATGCTCCCCGACGCGCTCGAGGCCGCGATCGCCGAACACGACCCCAAGTTCGTCTACCTGATCCCCAACTTCGCCAACCCCTCGGGCAAGACCATGGGACGCCGGCGGCGCGAGTCCATCGCCGACATCCTCCTCCGCACGAGGGTCGCCCTCGTCGAGGACGACCCCTACGGCCAGCTCCGCTTCTCGGGCGAGCCGCTGCCCCCGATCGCGGCGCTGCCCGGCATGGCCTCGCAGACGATCCTGCTGAACTCGATGTCGAAGGTGATGGCCCCGGGCGTCCGGATCGGGTGGATGCGCATCGAGGGACGCCTCAAGCAGATCCTCGGCATCGCCAAGTCGGCGGTCACGCTGCAGAGCCCCGCCCTGAACCAGCTCGCCGTCGCGCACTACCTGACCCACTACGACCTCGACGCCCACATCGCGAAGGTGGTCGTCCCCTACCGGGAGCGTCGCGACGCGATGCACGCCGGGTTGCTGCGCATGCTGCCGCCCACGGCGTCCGTGACCCGGCCCGACGGCGGCATGTTCTGCTGGGTGCGCCTCGGCGACGACACCGACACCGCCGCGCTACTGCCGCGCGCGGTCGAGGAGGGCGTGGCGTTCGTGCCCGGCTGGAGCTTCTACGCCGCCGACCCCGACCGCTCGACGATGCGGCTGAGCTACGTGACCAACTCCCCCGACACGATCGCCGAGGGCCTGCGCCGGCTCGCCGCGGCGCTCGAGCTCGAGGCCTGA
- a CDS encoding sugar phosphate isomerase/epimerase: MITLTGFTDEALTSFPGQVRMASQAGLTHIELRRIGTRPILEASTRTLAAGQDALADHGVRVSCIATGLGKQPVNAPLGPHLDGLRRAAAFAHRFGTPFVRTFSWFTTTPDTDRARVLDQMSLFAAVAQDEDVTLLHENEKGIFGDTPERCLELVAASGNTLRLIFDPANFVQCGVRPFDHAWPQLVDDVSYLHAKDARAATGRVTPVGEGDGQWAELADWLRASDWDGFCSLEPHLGLSGRGGPVTTRRWVDALATLRSVLAA, from the coding sequence ATGATCACCCTCACCGGATTCACCGACGAGGCGCTGACCAGCTTCCCCGGCCAGGTGCGCATGGCGTCGCAGGCCGGACTGACCCACATCGAGCTCCGCCGCATCGGCACCCGCCCCATCCTCGAGGCGTCCACCCGCACGCTCGCGGCAGGGCAGGACGCGCTGGCCGACCACGGCGTCCGGGTCTCGTGCATCGCCACCGGTCTGGGCAAGCAGCCGGTCAACGCGCCGCTCGGCCCCCACCTCGACGGGCTGCGGCGGGCCGCGGCGTTCGCCCACCGGTTCGGCACGCCGTTCGTGCGCACGTTCTCGTGGTTCACCACCACGCCCGACACCGACCGGGCCCGGGTCCTCGACCAGATGTCGCTGTTCGCCGCGGTCGCCCAGGACGAGGACGTCACCCTCCTCCACGAGAACGAGAAGGGCATCTTCGGCGACACCCCCGAACGCTGCCTGGAACTCGTCGCGGCCAGCGGCAACACGCTGCGCCTCATCTTTGACCCCGCCAACTTCGTGCAGTGCGGCGTCCGGCCGTTCGACCACGCGTGGCCGCAGCTGGTCGACGACGTCTCCTACCTCCACGCCAAGGACGCCCGCGCCGCCACCGGCCGCGTCACCCCGGTCGGCGAGGGCGACGGCCAGTGGGCCGAACTCGCGGACTGGCTCCGCGCCTCCGACTGGGACGGGTTCTGCTCACTCGAGCCGCACCTCGGCCTCAGCGGTCGAGGTGGGCCCGTCACCACCCGACGCTGGGTGGACGCCCTGGCCACCCTGCGCAGCGTCCTGGCCGCCTGA
- a CDS encoding MarR family winged helix-turn-helix transcriptional regulator — protein MRAATLHQLGRRLSGLAGDLTHAHSDKATTPGELAILDDLLLHGRSAVRDITGRTGFAQSHVSASLAKLVERGQVTWEKNPKDARSRWADLTKGERAVLEAAAATRVEDALSEQLGRADAEKLVKLLSRAAKLLDVKKPSAPRR, from the coding sequence ATGAGAGCCGCCACCCTGCACCAACTCGGACGCCGCCTGTCCGGCCTCGCGGGCGACCTGACGCACGCGCACTCCGACAAGGCGACGACACCGGGGGAACTGGCGATCCTCGACGACCTGCTGTTGCACGGTCGCAGCGCCGTGCGCGACATCACCGGGCGGACCGGGTTCGCGCAGTCGCACGTGTCGGCGTCCCTCGCGAAGCTCGTCGAGCGCGGCCAGGTGACGTGGGAGAAGAACCCCAAGGACGCCCGCTCGCGCTGGGCCGACCTGACCAAGGGTGAGCGGGCCGTGCTCGAGGCGGCCGCGGCCACGCGTGTCGAGGATGCGCTGTCGGAGCAGCTCGGCCGCGCCGACGCCGAGAAGCTGGTCAAGCTCCTCTCGCGGGCGGCCAAGCTGCTCGACGTGAAGAAGCCGTCAGCCCCGCGGCGCTGA
- a CDS encoding glycerophosphoryl diester phosphodiesterase membrane domain-containing protein, with product MTWTTPSVPAAGGHALLPHGPLTLGDIVGGAWRVYKARFGLFLKLLLMPFLIMFGATLVFGLVIAAMVLADPRGGQQATPAVIGLGILFYIAMLAISLLVYVYQGRTVIGGIDLATGRANPTSANLAERTRGMLGRVFILMLIAFAASIVLVVALIAVLVPIGMAADSDSGSANGASILLGFVFLTAVYVGAIWFMIKVVYTIPAMAEEGLDAIPSIKRSFQLTKGAFWKTFGYQLVLGLIGMALFLVPYFVMMGAAFALAQSQGQNSAAALTGMGFALLVLYAVLLLYVPYQYLFTGLMYLSRSREQAGVTAPSQYGGSYGVNPWDAPPAPPAPGDSAPRG from the coding sequence ATGACTTGGACCACCCCCTCAGTCCCGGCCGCTGGCGGCCACGCCCTGCTCCCCCACGGCCCACTCACCCTCGGCGACATCGTCGGCGGCGCGTGGCGCGTCTACAAGGCCCGGTTCGGGCTCTTCCTGAAGCTCCTGCTGATGCCGTTCCTGATCATGTTCGGCGCCACCCTGGTCTTCGGCCTCGTCATCGCGGCGATGGTGCTGGCCGACCCGCGCGGCGGGCAGCAGGCCACCCCGGCCGTCATCGGCCTGGGCATCCTCTTCTACATCGCCATGCTGGCCATCTCGCTGCTGGTGTACGTCTACCAGGGTCGCACGGTGATCGGGGGCATCGACCTGGCCACCGGGCGGGCCAACCCGACCAGCGCCAACCTCGCCGAGCGCACGCGCGGCATGCTCGGCCGCGTCTTCATCCTGATGCTGATCGCCTTCGCCGCGAGCATCGTCCTGGTCGTGGCGCTCATCGCGGTGCTGGTGCCGATCGGCATGGCCGCCGACTCCGACAGCGGCAGCGCCAACGGCGCGAGCATCCTGCTCGGGTTCGTGTTCCTGACCGCGGTGTACGTGGGCGCGATCTGGTTCATGATCAAGGTCGTCTACACGATCCCGGCCATGGCCGAGGAGGGGCTCGACGCGATCCCCTCGATCAAGCGGTCGTTCCAGCTCACCAAGGGTGCGTTCTGGAAGACGTTCGGCTACCAGCTCGTGCTCGGCCTCATCGGCATGGCGCTGTTCCTGGTGCCCTACTTCGTGATGATGGGGGCGGCCTTCGCCCTGGCCCAGTCGCAGGGGCAGAACTCCGCGGCCGCGCTGACCGGCATGGGCTTCGCGCTGCTCGTCCTGTACGCCGTGCTGCTGCTGTACGTGCCCTACCAGTACCTGTTCACCGGCCTGATGTACCTCAGCCGCAGCCGCGAGCAGGCCGGCGTCACCGCGCCGAGCCAGTACGGCGGCTCCTACGGCGTCAACCCGTGGGACGCGCCCCCCGCACCGCCCGCGCCCGGCGACTCAGCGCCGCGGGGCTGA